ATTTTAGGGTTCGCGGTGAAGCAGCATTAGCGTTAGGTAATTTAGCAAATTTACGAGCAGTGGAACCACTTAACAAATGCTTAGAAGATGAAAGCTCAATTGTTCGGAAAATAGTTCAACAAGCCTTGAATAAATTTGAATAACTGATACCATTTCACTAAATATAATGATACGAATAATTTCTCCTCCGCCCCTCTGCTCCTCTGCCCACGCCAGTCGCTACAAGTCGGGAAACCCGTCGTCGACACTTGCTACAACGGAGGGAACCTCCGCAACGCAGTGTCTCCCCAACGCGCTGGCTCCCCTGCGGTCTATTTGTATCAAACTTAAAGTGAAACGGTATGACTTGTAGACAAGCTTTGCAAAACTTTCTGAAGGTTAACAAGTGACGCAAAATGTTAATCAATAAGTCTTGGCACTACTTTCTCTCTGGATGGGCTATCTCCTGTTGCGAAGGTCTACCCATTTGATTAATAGTGGCAATCATCTGATATAAACGCCCCAAATCTCGTTGATTAAAGTGCAAAATTAACCGAGGTAATTCTAAAGTTTCATCTTGAGCTTCTTGAGGCAAAGCCTGACTTTTTTCAATTTTGCCTTTTACGAGAATGTCACTAAAATCAGCATTTAATTGTTCTACCTCTGCATCTGATAAATCGCAACTGAGGCGAATTACCAATTGATTACTCACGTAGCGACTGGAGTGATAAACCTTATAAAAATCTGTGATGGCGTTACAAGCTACTTCCAGGTTATCTGTCACAGTGTAAAGGCTAGGGTCTTCTGGACTCACAAGACCTTTCTGTACCAGTTGTTGATCAATATAATCGCTCCAAGACCGCCAATAATCTCCGCCTGGATGGTCAATTAAAACTAAAGGTACAGGGCCAAATTTGCCAGTCTGACTTAAAGTCATGCACTCAAAGGCTTCATCTTGAGTACCGAATCCACCAGGAAACAACGCAACTGCATCACTTTCTTTGAGGAGAAACAGTTTGCGGGTAAAGAAATACTTAAAGTGAATCAGCTTTGGATCACCTTCAATAATCGGGTTCGCTTGCTGTTCAAAGGGTAACTGAATATTTAACCCAAAGGAATTTTCTCGTCCAGCGCCTTCGTGACCAGCCTGCATAATCCCGCCGCCGCCACCTGTCATCACCATAAAACCCAACTGAGTCACAGCGCGACCAAATTCCAGCGCCATTTGGTACTCTGGTGTTTCTGATGATAAACGGGCAGAACCAAAAATAGTTACTTTACGTACGTGTCGGTAGTTATAAAATAACTCAAAGCCTCGCTCCATATCCGCTAAAGCAGAGGATAGTATTTTCCAATCAAGACGATCAATGTCACTATCAGCCAAACGGATTATAGTAGCAAGTGCCTGTTGGATAAATTGCCGATTTTTTAAAGTCGGTAGGCGATCGATTAAGTCAGCGATATCCGCTTGCAGAGACTCTAATGTGTCAAACGAGGCAGATGAGGTCATGAGAACTGCTGGCACAATGGCATTACATTTTACCTAATTTTTGGCTGATATTGACAATGTTTTTTTAAAACAAAAATATTCAGCTTTTGCCGCCTCTACGCCACTGGCTACAACACAGGAAACCCTCTCATAGCAGGGGGTTTCCTGTGTTGAGGTGACTGGTGTGAGAGGGGTTTTTCGATCTGTCGAATTCACGTTAAATGCTTATGTTATTACCTGTGGTACTGAGACTTTCACAGTCACTTTTTTGTTAAAAGTCAAATTGTCTTCATCTTTATCAATCAGGATGGTATCGCCACCAATAAAAGTATTTTCTAATAATTTAGTGGCGATGGGATTTTCTACTTCTCGCTGAATTGCTCGTTTTAAGGGACGTGCGCCATAAACTGGGTCATAACCCATTTCTACTAAGTAATCACAAGCTGCTGGGGTGATTTCAAAGAAGATTTTTTGCTCTTTTAGCAGGTTCTCAACACGCTTGAGTTGAATGCGGATGATGTGACGCATTTCGGAACGGCTGAGGGTATGGAACAGGATAATATCATCTACACGGTTGAGAAATTCGGGGCGGAAGTGCGATCGCAGTGCATCTGTTACCCGGTTCCGCATCATGTCATATTTAGAATCATCACCAGACACATCTAAAATGTGTTCACTGCCAATGTTACTGGTCATCACAATCACAGTATTACGAAAATCTACTGTTCTGCCTTGAGAATCAGTAATTCTCCCATCATCCAGTACTTGCAACAAAATATTAAACACATCGGGATGAGCTTTTTCCACTTCATCCAGCAGCACGACTGAGTAAGGATGGCGGCGAACCGCCTCGGAAAGTTGACCGCCTTCTTCATAACCAACATATCCCGGAGGCGCACCAACTAACCGCGAAACCGAGTGTTTTTCCATATACTCGGACATATCTAGACGGACTAAAGCATCATCAGAATCAAAGAGGAACTGTGCTAAAGCACGGGCTAGTTCAGTTTTTCCTACCCCAGTCGGCCCCATGAACAAAAATGAACCAATGGGACGGCTGGGGTCTTTCATTCCCGCACGGGCGCGACGAATGGCTGCGGCTACGGCTTCGACTGCTTCGTGTTGTCCAATGACCCGTTCGTGTAAATGGCTTTCGAGTTGCAGTAATTTTTGCCGTTCTGATTCCAATAAACGGTTAACTGGAATTCCTGTCCATTTGGCGACAATTTCAGCGATGTCGGCTTCGGTGACTTGTTCGCGCAACAAAGTCGAACCTTGGCTTTGCAGTTCTAAAAGTTTGGTTTCTTTGGCTTCGCGATCGCGCTGTACGCCTTCTAATTTGCCATACTTCAATTGGGCAGCTTTATTTAAATCATACGCCCGTTCTGCCTGATCAATTTGCACCCGCAAGGCTTCTTCTTCTTTCTTTAAAACACTAATAGCTTCTAACAGCTGCTTTTCACCTTGCCATTGTTCGTTAAATTCTTGCTGTTTTACCTTTAAGGTGTCAATTTCTTCTTCAATGCGCTGCAAACGTTCGCGGGTTTGGGTAGGAACTTTTTCTTCTCCCGCTAGTGACAGCTTTTCCATTTCTAGCTGCATTAAGCGGCGGTCGATGGTTTCCAATTCTGAAGGTTTGGAGGTAATCTCCATTTTCAACTGGGCGGCGGCTTCATCTACCAAGTCAATGGCTTTATCGGGTAAAAAGCGGTCAGAAATGTATCGTGCTGATAAAGTAGCCGCAGCTACTAATGCTGAATCAGAAATTTTGACGTTGTGATGGACTTCGTAGCGTTCTTTCAAACCCCGCAAAATCGAGATAGTATTTTCTACGTTCGGCTGATCGACAAATACTTGTTGAAAACGGCGTTCTAAGGCTGCATCTTTCTCAATATATTTGCGGTACTCATCTAAAGTTGTCGCGCCAATACACCGCAATTCACCTCTCGCCAACATTGGTTTGAGTAAATTTCCTGCATCCATCGCCCCTTGTTGATTGGAACCTGTCCCTACAACGGTATGCAATTCATCAATAAACAAGACGATTTGTCCGTTTGACTCGATAACTTCCTTAAGGACGGCTTTGAGGCGGTCTTCAAATTCCCCCCTATATTTTGCCCCAGCAATTAAACTACCAATATCTAAAGAGATTAATTGGCGATTTTTGAGAGATTCGGGGACATCACCGTTGATTATACGTTGTGCCAAAGCTTCAGCGATCGCAGTTTTTCCTACCCCCGGTTCACCAATCAAAACCGGATTATTTTTACTACGACGCGACAACACCTGAATCACGCGGCGAATTTCATCATCCCGGCCAATAACTGGGTCGAGTTTGCCCGCTTTGGCTTGTTCTGTTAAATCTCTACCAAATTTTTGCAGTGCTTCATAGCGAGATTCTGGATTTTGGTCTGTCACTTTTTGGCTACCACGCACAGCTTTAATTGCCGCCTCTAGAGTACCACTATCAGCATTAAAACCTTTGAGAATTCGCCGACCAATCCGTTCGTCTTCCGCAAAGCCTAAGAGAATATGTTCTACAGATATGTAGGTATCTTTCATTTTGACTCTTGCTTCCTCAGCATGGTCAAGTAGCACATCTAAAGTGCGACCGAGGTAAAGCTGGTCATTATTAGCAACTTTGGGCTGACGTTGGGTATAAGCTTCTAGTTGCTGTTGCAAGCGGATGGGGTCGATTTCCGCCCGTGCTAAGATGCGAATCGCTAAACTGGTGGGTTCTTCTAAAAGGGCAATAATTAAATGTTCAACGTCTAATTGTTGTTGTTTATAAGCACGAACTATATCCTGAGATTTGACAATTGCTTCCCAGGCTTTATCTGTAAATTTATTAGGATCTGTAGGCTGCATCGTTACGATTTTAAATGGCGGATTTTATTTAAGAAATTGGGGGTTGGGGAAAGGTGGAGGACTTTAGATGCACTATCCGGCGATCGCGGCATCTCCTTATTAGTAGCGTAGGATAAAAGATCTCACCCCCTACACCCAACCTCAACAAACAAGGTTTTTGCGTAAGTCTTGTGAATCAAAAAGACCTTACACCCTAATCGTAATCAAAATTATGGCGATACGAGTTGGTCTTGTGAGGATTGCTTCACAGCTGATCCTTGACTACCCAATTGAATCAGTTCAATTTTGTATCCATCCGGATCTTCGACAAAAGCAATTACTGTAGAACCATGTTTCATTGGCCCTGGTTCTCGCACAACTTTACCACCACGATTTTTAATTGCTTCACAGGTAGTGTAAATATCATCCACTCCCAACGCAATGTGGCCGTAGGCGTTACCTAATTCGTACTTTTCCACTCCCCAGTTATAAGTTAATTCAATAACTGCATTATCACTTTCATCACCGTAGCCAACAAAAGCTAAGGTAAATTCTCCCCCCGGATAATCTTTTCTCCGGAGTAATTTCATACCTAGGAGTTCACAGTAAAATTTCAATGATTCTTCTAGGTTCCCCACCCGCAGCATTGTATGTAGTAAGCGCATAATGATTTTTTACTTTGGTTCTGTAGGATTTATTGATTGCTGCCAACATTTTACAAGGGACTGATCAAGAGGATGAGCCTCTAACAGAAGAGATATTTTTGTATAAACATACCCTAATATGTCTCTAATGCTGAATTTTTATGTATTTCGAGATGATTTACTCTGCAAAAATTTCGGTTAAACACTTAACGCACCACCAAAAAAAGGTGGTGCGTTATACAAAAACAAACAGAATCAAAAGTTCTTAGATTTAGCTAAACTCCTTTACCAGTCATCAATAGAAGTTTAAGCAGATCTATCTTCCCGTTCTATTTGTTGTCGAATGGTATCAATGGCAGCATTAATACCAGATAGCTTGGATTCTAAATCATCGCGCATCCAAGTCAAGAACTTGAGTTTACGTTCTAAATGAGCTTTGTGCGAAATAGGTTCGCTACCGTAACACTGGCGTTTAGACTAAAGAACCGCACCGAAAAGAAAAAAATAAGGGGTGTGCTTGAACACAGGCCCCCTATTAGCAGAAGCTGAGAAAAGAACCACCAATTCTCATCTGCCAATATGAACAGTGCCAAATTAGAGGAATTTCGTCAAGCAGCGTACAGCTATTTGGGAAGAGCTCATGATGCAACATTTGAACTGATGGATGCAATAATGCTGACTCGGAACGCCTACAGTTTGGCAGATTTATCGCTATCACCAGCATTTAGACGGAAGTGGCCAAGTATCTACGAAGCATTGCAAGATAGCAGACCACAGCGGCAGAAATTGATGCAGTTATACATCAAACAGATGCCAGCCCAGGGTCGTCCATTATTGGCTGGCGACCACACAGCTTGGTCGCGCCCAGATGCGGTAACTTTGCAGGAAAGGACGATTGAACACAGCAGTGTTTCAATGGGAGGTGACAAGCCAATCACGGTTGGTCAGGGCTATAGCACCATTGCTTGGATACCGGAAACTGAAGGCAGTTGGGCATTACCTCTAAGACATGAGCGAATTACCAGCTGGGAAAGCCCAATACAGAAGGCGGCTTGGCAACTACAACAAGTCTGTGAACATTTACCCACCAGACCAATTACTGTTTGGGACAGTGAATACGGTTGCGCTCCTTTCCTGTTGAAAACAGCCAATATCAAAGCAGATATTCTCGTCCGTTTACGTTCAAATTTATGTTTGTGGGGCGCACCACCACCATATTCTGGCAAGGGGCGACCGAGAAAGCATGGTGATAAATTTAAGTTAAATGATACTTCGACATGGGCTGAAGCCACTCAAAGTATAGAAGTAAACCATCCCAAACTGGGACAGATCAAGGTGAGCTTGTGGTCAAATTTACACTTTCGCTTATGCGCTACACGTTCGATTTCCCTGATTAGGGTTGAACGTTTGAATGAGCAAGGAACTAAGAGAGTTTCAAAACCTTTGTGGTTGGCTTGGCTTGGAGAACAAATGCCGACCTTAGAAGAAGTTTGGCAACTTTATTTGCGACGCTTTACTGTTGACCACTGGTATCGATTTTTAAAGCAACGCTTACACTGGACTCTTCCCAAGCTAGGTACCCCTAAGCAATGTGAGCGTTGGAGTGACTTAATGCCAATTATGACTTGGGAATTATGGTTAGCCCGTGATATCGTTGCAGACAACCCTTTACCTTGGCAAAAGTTTTTAGTTAGTTTGACTCCGGGAAGGGTCGCTCAGGCAATGAGCAGCATTTTAGCGACAATTGGTACTCCTGCTCGTCCGCCCAAACCTCGCGGAAAGTCCCCAGGCTGGAAGACCGGACAACCGCGACAACGTAGAATTCGCTATCCTGTTGTTAGAAAAACTACAACTAAAACCCGGAAAGAACAACCAAAATCTGCATAGTATCTAACATTTTTCTCTTTCCAGCTTGCCTTACATAAACTCAGCCCTGCTGGGGGTTTTCTTCATGCTTAGTCTAACTTCCAGGTAACAGACGTTACTCCAAAAAGGAAACATACTTGGCCTCTGGATTTAGCTAGATAAAAGTGTGCTATGTTGCACTACTAAGTTACATTCTGGCTAAAAACAAGCTGACTGGTAGAGTAAAAACCGACCAAAATATTACGTGTTTGGTAAACTATCAGAAAATTATTTTTTTACTTAAAAGAGTATTTTCATATTCTGTATCTAGACTGATGCCTGAATATGGAAATGCTCTAATTAAGCAGAGTTTAGTGCTGACTGTGACTGCCATTGCTTGTGAGGCAGAATAAACATTATAGCAGATTTGAAACCTTTAATTATCCTTTCTCCAGTTGACAATAATCGCTCCCAAAAGTCTTTTTTCATGTCTTGATGCTGAATAGCGGTACGTGCTTTGTTGACGTTACGTAGGCTATCCATTAAGTTAATCAACGCATCAAAAACAGTCCCAGCAATTGTTTTGGCACTGACTTTTGTGGGTAAAACTATATTTTGGGCAGTTTGAATGAGATTAACTAGATGCGATCGCATTTGTTCATCTGGCATTAAACCTGATGGATAATGAATAACAACAGATGCGGCTGTAGGATTAATTCGGACTTTGGCATTCTTAATTTGAGATTCTATCGCTACTTTGAGTTTATTCGCATATTCCACATCTTTTGATAGCCGAGGAACCCGAAAGCGAATTCGTCCACTAATTGCATGAGCAACACTATATGATATTTGTTGAGCTTGCGTTTTCTCATTCATTAAATTTTTGCTATTTTTTGCAGCTTTCCGCTGAAAATTGCTCAGATAATTTTGTCTTTTGCTAAATAATTGTAGATAATTCATAACCCAGGTTTACTTAATAAAAAATAATTTTATTGATATGTTTCCTAGTTAATTTATCTAGGTAAGGTTTTTAAATTATTTTTCTTTTAAATAAACTATTTACAACACAAAATATAGTAAATGTTAAGCTATCTCAAAAAACTCTATCCACAGAAGAGTCTCAGCAACTATCAAAAGTATGAAGATAATCAAACACAATAAAATAGAGGCTTTGGAATGCAACGCCTCTACAACTATGGCAATTAATTATTAACGAGAGTTACTCTTATCTGTACTAGTATCACCAGTGGTAGAAGAATCAGTATTTGATTTTGCCTTAGTTTTACTACTGTCCACTGGAGCAGGATTATCTTTTGGAGGAGTGGTTTGTGTTCCCGAAGTTACAGGCTGTTGAGGTGGAACAGTTATATTAATGTCTGGTGGGGAAGGTATATTTACGGTTGGAACTTGTTGTTGAGGAATTACAACAGGTACTTCTCTGGTTCTTTCGATAGGTACTTCTCTGGTTCTTTCGATGATTGTGGTTTGTTGTGGTTGGGGAGTAGGAAGATCATTTTTAGGTGAAGGAGTCACTATTGGTTGAGTTTCGTTAACTACGGTTTCTCTGGGCTGGTTAAAGTACCAGAATGCACCAACAATTAAACCAGCTAGAGAGGTGAGCAAAATCCCCAATAGTAAGCCACGAGAAGCATTGTCATTATCACGGGCGGCTAAATTAGCTTGCTGGTAGTTCCGCTCAATTTCTCGACCATTTGCATAACCATTGCGATAAGAATTGACATTGTTGGGATTGTTGTTAACTGTTTCACTGGTGCGTGTCAGGTTAGTGTGAGTGTTACCGTAATTATCTGTGTAAGACTCTTGTCTAGTTTCGTTGTTATAAGTTTCGCGATCGCCTGAATTAGTCATACTATTAATTACACTCCTAAAATCTGTACTAAAAAAGCTAAACTCTGACGACAAAAGAAATTGCAATACTAATCTGACAAGAACCAAATAAATTTGCGTTCTTTTTTTTACTTAGCTTTTAATGATATTCAGCATACCCTCTGTAATTGCACAGATGGTTCTATCTAAAGTTGGGAGTTTATCATCTGCCAAAAGAATTAGTTTCGGGTAGAGATATGCTGTTATTAGCTGTTGCCTAAAAATGTTCAAGCTTGTTTACAGGCGATCGCTCATACTAAAAAATAGTCAATTAGCAAACATTTATATAGATGTTTTCCTTACCAGTAAATTATCAAACACCACACAGTGGGTATCATTGGGATGGCAGTAGTCGCCGTTTTTTTGAAGGTTGGTATTATCGGGTAACTTTGCCAGACTGCGGACAAACCTTTGCCTTTATGTACTCAATTGAAGACCCTATTGGTGGTAAACCTTATAGTGGTGGTGCAGCGCAAATTCTCGGCCCCGATGATCAGTATTTATGTCGCACTTTTCCGGATGTAGACAAATTTTGGGCTAGTCGAGATGTCTTAGCTTTAGGACATTGGGGGAAAACCAACCTCAACACTCAACCTCTCTACCTTTTACCAAAAGAATTTGAACAACATATTCAAGAGGGTTATCAAGCTACAGCCACCATTAACCAAGGAATAATTCGTGATCCTGCAACTGGTTTTTATTGCCGTTGGTTATATGAAATTCAGCCAGTATACGCTTGGGGAAATCAAAATAGCCCTCAGCAATCAACAGCTGGCTGGCTGTCATTTTTACAGATTTTTGAACCTGGCTGGCAAATTTTGATGGCGCATGGCTTGGCTAGTGGTTGGATAGACTGGAATGGCAAAATCTATCAATTCACTAACGCACCAGCCTACGCCGAAAAAAATTGGGGTGGGGCTTTTCCGCAAAAATGGTTTTGGCTAAACTGTAATTGCTTTGATGGCGAACCTGACTTAGCATTAACCGCGGGTGGTGGTAGACGTGGTGTATTGTGGTGGATGGAATCTGTTGCCATGATTGGAGTACATTATCAAGGCAAATTTTATGAATTTGTGCCTTGGAATTCGCAAGTTCAATGGCAAATTCAACCTTGGGGTAGATGGCAAATGCAAGCTAAAAATTTAAACTACGAGGTTGAATTGACAGGAACCACGCATCTACTAGGTACACCCCTACGTGCGCCGACAACCAATGGTTTAGAGTTCTGTTGTCGGGATACCATGCAAGGAAAACTGAATTTAGAGTTGCGAAAAGTAAGTGACAAACCATCTCAAATTATCCTAAAATCACAGAGTTCTCTGTGTGGTTTAGAAATAGGCGGCGGTTCTTGGGATAATTCTTGGCACTCTAGCTAAAACTACTGCTATTATATTTATGCCTCATAGTTGGGGCTGTAGCTCAGTTGGATAGAGCGAGCGCCTCCTAAGCGCTAGGCCGTGCGTTCGAGACGCACCAGTCCCGTCGTTATATCAAAATAAATTCACCAAAAATTTCCTCGGTAGTTTTTGCGGAATCTTCTAAATTTATCTGAAGTTAACTAATAAATACTTACCGAGAGCGTTTATACGGAATTTAATCTGTATCAACATCAAAATTGGTAACAAACTATAGGGTGGATTTGACAAAAGTCTGCTAACCTAACATATATTTTTGACTTATTCAGAGAAGAATACGTATCCCTACACGAAATCACAGAGCCTTGAAGAACAATTTTTTGTTTACAGGTAAATCTTTTCGGTTTATGGTTCTTGCCTTACCCCTATTTATGTGGCTTGGTTACAAAGAATTCCAACAACAAGCTAAACAACCTGAAGCGGTTTTAGTATTGGGTGGTTCAACCAAAAAATTAGAGAGAGAAAAGTTCACAGCGGAGTTTGTTCGTAAGCATCCAAATTTACCGATTTGGATTTCTGGCGGTAGTCCACCTAGATATACGCGGAAGGTATTTGTCAAAGCTGGCATTGATCCCAAGCGTTTACACTTGGATTATGAAGCTGTAGATACAGTTACTAATTTTACCAGCTTAGTAGACGATTTAAAAGCCCACGGCATCAAGAGGGTTTATTTAATTACCTCAGATTTCCACATGCGTCGTGCTTCTGTTATTGGTGAGATTGTCTTAGGTAGCCGGGGAATTGATTTTCAGCCCGTATCTGTACCTTCAGAATCACCACCTGAACCTTTAGAGAAATCTATTCGTGATGGAGCAAGAGCTTTGGTGTGGGTAGCTACGGGTTATACAGGTGCTGATGGCGTTAGAAAAGTTGGTAAATCAAGGATGGAGAGTAGGAAGTAAAAAGGTAAAAGGCAAAATTACAAATAATGAATTTTTTACTTTTTACTTTTTACTTTTTACTTACTTATGCGGCGATTTCTTGGACTAGAACAAAAGGTTGTAAAATCAGGGTGTGGAATCGTTTTTGCCGATCGCCATTCCATTCTCCTACTTGGTCTACGGAAGGTTTGGTAATTAATTGCTCATCAATCCACTGCTGTACAGATTGAGAGTTATCACTAGCGATCGCTTCTCCTACATCTACAAGACTTAACCCTGGCGTTACCAAAATTACTGCATCACGTTGTACATGAGGAATTAACCATTCCCATTCTGCTTCATCTACGCTTTGTGTTAATTCTGCTCTTAAATCTGACATGACTTCACGTTTTTCTTTTTCTAAATTTGATTTTACATTAGAGTTTAGTCAAGAATTATCAAGGACAAATGACCAATTACTATTGACTATTGACTAAATCTCTGCTTTCATCTCATCAATTTCAAATAAAGATACGATGACTCCTGTAATAGGAATAGAGATAAAAACTCCTAACAAACCTGCAACTCTAGCGCCTACTAGTAAAGCAAAAAATACGACCACAGGATTTAGATTTAGAGCATTTTGCATAATTCGGGGTGCAATCAAATTATCTTGAATCTGCTGAAGGATAATACAAGCAATTAAGACTTTTAATGCTAACCAAACATTTTGAGATAGCACAATCAACGTAATTGTACTAACACCTAAAGTTGCGCCTATCCCAGGAATGATATCTAAAAATCCGACTATTACTGACAATAATAAAGCAAAAGGTACTTGTAATAATAGAAAAACTATAAAACTAGTTGTTGTTAAAAATAAACTTAATAATAACTGACCACGAAAGAACCCTAAAAAGCTCCGTCTAATAATATTGGTAAATCTAATTCGGCGCTGTTTAGGGACTATTTTTAAAATAAAATTCCATAGCTTTTCGCCATCTAATAGCATAAAAAATGCTACAACTGCAATCAAAATAAACGTGACAAAATTAGTCAACAACTGTTGCAGAACAGTTAAGCTAGTGACTAAACCTGATATGGCCTGATTGCGTAATTGCTCTTCAATGACACTTAAATCTATTTGTAGATTGCGGTTCCTGAGAAATTCCTCTACTCTTTCTAAAAAAGGCGCAAGAGAAGTTAAAAAACCAGAAATACTATCTATTAATTGCTGTCCTTGAGATAACACCGCAATCCCAACGGTGATCATCAAGCCTCCCAAAATCACGATACTGAGCAAGAAAACAACAATCACAGCCACACCATGAGGCAAAAATCGCCGCAACCAATATACAGGGTAGCTAAGTAAGAACGCTAAAATTGCGGCGAATGTAAAAATAACTATGACTGCTTCAAAATATCCTAAAAGTTGGACAAAAGCCCAGCCAGCAGCCACTAAAAGCAAAAAGCGGACTAACGCCAAATTATTCAACCGATTCCAAAAATGCTTGGCATCCAATCCACTCATATAATGTT
This window of the Nostoc sp. HK-01 genome carries:
- the clpB gene encoding endopeptidase Clp ATP-binding chain, yielding MQPTDPNKFTDKAWEAIVKSQDIVRAYKQQQLDVEHLIIALLEEPTSLAIRILARAEIDPIRLQQQLEAYTQRQPKVANNDQLYLGRTLDVLLDHAEEARVKMKDTYISVEHILLGFAEDERIGRRILKGFNADSGTLEAAIKAVRGSQKVTDQNPESRYEALQKFGRDLTEQAKAGKLDPVIGRDDEIRRVIQVLSRRSKNNPVLIGEPGVGKTAIAEALAQRIINGDVPESLKNRQLISLDIGSLIAGAKYRGEFEDRLKAVLKEVIESNGQIVLFIDELHTVVGTGSNQQGAMDAGNLLKPMLARGELRCIGATTLDEYRKYIEKDAALERRFQQVFVDQPNVENTISILRGLKERYEVHHNVKISDSALVAAATLSARYISDRFLPDKAIDLVDEAAAQLKMEITSKPSELETIDRRLMQLEMEKLSLAGEEKVPTQTRERLQRIEEEIDTLKVKQQEFNEQWQGEKQLLEAISVLKKEEEALRVQIDQAERAYDLNKAAQLKYGKLEGVQRDREAKETKLLELQSQGSTLLREQVTEADIAEIVAKWTGIPVNRLLESERQKLLQLESHLHERVIGQHEAVEAVAAAIRRARAGMKDPSRPIGSFLFMGPTGVGKTELARALAQFLFDSDDALVRLDMSEYMEKHSVSRLVGAPPGYVGYEEGGQLSEAVRRHPYSVVLLDEVEKAHPDVFNILLQVLDDGRITDSQGRTVDFRNTVIVMTSNIGSEHILDVSGDDSKYDMMRNRVTDALRSHFRPEFLNRVDDIILFHTLSRSEMRHIIRIQLKRVENLLKEQKIFFEITPAACDYLVEMGYDPVYGARPLKRAIQREVENPIATKLLENTFIGGDTILIDKDEDNLTFNKKVTVKVSVPQVIT
- a CDS encoding lactoylglutathione lyase — translated: MRLLHTMLRVGNLEESLKFYCELLGMKLLRRKDYPGGEFTLAFVGYGDESDNAVIELTYNWGVEKYELGNAYGHIALGVDDIYTTCEAIKNRGGKVVREPGPMKHGSTVIAFVEDPDGYKIELIQLGSQGSAVKQSSQDQLVSP
- a CDS encoding tocopherol cyclase: MFSLPVNYQTPHSGYHWDGSSRRFFEGWYYRVTLPDCGQTFAFMYSIEDPIGGKPYSGGAAQILGPDDQYLCRTFPDVDKFWASRDVLALGHWGKTNLNTQPLYLLPKEFEQHIQEGYQATATINQGIIRDPATGFYCRWLYEIQPVYAWGNQNSPQQSTAGWLSFLQIFEPGWQILMAHGLASGWIDWNGKIYQFTNAPAYAEKNWGGAFPQKWFWLNCNCFDGEPDLALTAGGGRRGVLWWMESVAMIGVHYQGKFYEFVPWNSQVQWQIQPWGRWQMQAKNLNYEVELTGTTHLLGTPLRAPTTNGLEFCCRDTMQGKLNLELRKVSDKPSQIILKSQSSLCGLEIGGGSWDNSWHSS